From Helicobacter sp. MIT 99-5507:
AAAATTAAAAAAGTTAGATTCTATGTTTTGTGATATGAGTGATATTGCACTAGAACAAATAAAAATAGAATGCAAATATTATCACTACATAAAAAAGCAAAGTGCTGAAATCTCAAAACTAGATTCTACTCTTGATATAAAAATACCAGCTAATTTTATATTTGATGATATTCCAGGGCTAAGCCTTGAGGTGGTTGAAAAACTAAACAAATTTAGACCAAATTCACTTAGAGAAGCTTCTCTTATTAGTGGTATTACGCCAGCTAGTATAGATGTATTGCATTTGTATATTTATTTAAGAAGTCAAGGTAAATAAATAATGGATTTTAATTTTATATATAGCAATATACATGTTTATTATGAAGCATTATTATTAACATTAAAAATTTCATTTTTTGGAATCTTATTTTCAAGTATTATTGGGCTTTCTTTGGCGTTTATTTTGTATTTTAATATTAAAATTTTTAAAACTATAGTTAATATTTATATTGAAATATCTAGGAATACGCCGCTGCTCATTCAGCTTGTATTTTTGTATTATGGATTGCCAAAGATTCTAGATTTTAAGCTTGAAGCAGATACTACAGCAATAATTGGGCTTACATTTCTTGGTGCTAGTTATATGTGTGAGACTTTTAGAAGTTCATTGCAAAGTATTGAAAAAATTCAAATAGAATCTGCTCTAAGTCTTGGGCTAAATAAGATTGAGATAATGAAATATATTTTATTGCCACTTGCTTTTAGCATATCAATTCCTTCATTTAGCGCAAATATTATATTTTTGATAAAAGAGACAAGTGTAGTAACAGTCATCGCATTGGCTGATTTGATGTATGTAACAAATAATATTATAGGGAATTATTATAAGACTAATGAAGCATTATTTTTATTGGTTAGTGCGTATTTGGTAGTTTTACTTCCTATATCATTGTTTTTTTCATATTTAGAAAAAAGGCTTAGATATGTTTGAGATTTTAAATGATGGAGCTAATCTAAGTAGAATCCTAACAGGATTAGGCATAACGATAAAAATCGCATTTATCTCTATCTTTTTTTCTATGATTTTTGGAATTATTTTTGGCGTGCTTATGGTATCAAAAAATATCATTCTTTCTTTGTTTTTTAGATTCTATCTTGAGTTTATTAGGATTATGCCACCAATTGTTTTATTGTTTTTAGTTTTCTTTGGTTTGCCACAAATTAGTAGTATTAGCTTAGATTCTACTACAAGTGCTATTATAGTTTTTGTTCTTTGGGGTAGCATTGAGATGGCAGATTTGGTGCGTGGGGCGATACTCTCTCTCCCAAAACATCA
This genomic window contains:
- a CDS encoding amino acid ABC transporter permease, whose amino-acid sequence is MDFNFIYSNIHVYYEALLLTLKISFFGILFSSIIGLSLAFILYFNIKIFKTIVNIYIEISRNTPLLIQLVFLYYGLPKILDFKLEADTTAIIGLTFLGASYMCETFRSSLQSIEKIQIESALSLGLNKIEIMKYILLPLAFSISIPSFSANIIFLIKETSVVTVIALADLMYVTNNIIGNYYKTNEALFLLVSAYLVVLLPISLFFSYLEKRLRYV
- a CDS encoding amino acid ABC transporter permease — encoded protein: MFEILNDGANLSRILTGLGITIKIAFISIFFSMIFGIIFGVLMVSKNIILSLFFRFYLEFIRIMPPIVLLFLVFFGLPQISSISLDSTTSAIIVFVLWGSIEMADLVRGAILSLPKHQVESSLALGMSPLMISRYIILPQVFIRLLPLAINLSSRIIKTTSIAPLIGVVEVLKTGQQIIEYSILKIPDAPFWIYGLIFILYFIICYPLSWLSSYLEKKYQY